The Silene latifolia isolate original U9 population chromosome X, ASM4854445v1, whole genome shotgun sequence genome contains the following window.
atgatccgactCTCCTAGCCATGGGGATTTTCTAATGATGCGATGAATCAACTTACGTAACTTCCTTCTCTCAGtttaggtttttagaatgataaaaagatttaagaaaagtgacggacgtCTTTATATACCAatatcgcatcattaacaaaacccgtcaaaactcagcccgtaaactcacttacttaatcgagtaaggcacttactcgatcgagtacccaacttactcgatcgagtatccctacaggcagactactgttttacataaaagctacttactcgacagagtaagccccactcgattcTTCTAGATTCTCGTGTCATGCTCCATGTATTCCTTCATGCTTACTCCGCGGTGCTCATTTCATTCccttgctccataaatgcatccTTCCTACATTAAACACCAAATAGccgaagtatcgacattctagcataaaaggcatgtaattaatataaactagcacgaaaaccatatcaagagtaactaaggggaggcataaatatgtatataattatgactcatcaccaAGCATCCACACTTTTTGCACTTAATTGTTATAGACCTTTTGCCCTTTCTTTGCTCCCCTGGCTCTCTTCTTCTATTTCTTGATGGTCTACCAATGGACCTTCTTAGTATTGCCCTAATGGAATGTTTACAAGGAATGAGACTTATTTGCCACGCACCACATAAACAGGTCCTCAAAACCAAAGAGACAGGAAAGTAGAATTGACCATCACGAACATCAAATCGACCATTCCCACTTGCAAAGGCATACCACAGTCTTGAATCTTTTTGCAGCTCTTTTAATCTTTGTAGTATGTTTGGACATACCCCTTCATCTTGCCATAACTGAGCTACAGCTTTCCTCGAAGCATTCTTTACCATTGTCATTCTCCTAACACCTGTTAAATTGTAGCACTCAGTCACTCACAATTAGTTACCTTTCTTGTAAACATACCAtaaattaatgaaaataattaaaCTATGATGCCACTAGCCTTCAAGTAAACTTAGAACAGGATTTGTTCTATGCACCCCAAGAGTACTATTAAAACTCTCAACGAAATTGCTTGTGTTATCCTCACAAGCCAGGTCTGGATTGAATTTATGCTTAATGCACTGTTCTTTGTCCCCCAAGTCAAGAAACCACCTTGCACATCCATTCCCTCCATGTTGAACAACTTTTTCCAAAGCTTTTTTGAATGTGTACTCTGATGTTGCATCCACAACCATCCAAAACAGCTTGTGCATTAGTATTCGAAGATACTCTTGCTTGAAGTTCTTGCATAAATGTCGGGCACAAAACCTTCTGTATGCATCAGGCCAGACCATCTTCAAGGCTGGATCAACACCCTAAGTATAACGAACATAATGAGTAAGAAGCATTAATTAATGGGGAATATTAATGAATAATTAGTAAGAACGTTAATTAGTTACCTTTTGCCTATCAGAAATAATTGTCCAATTTATCCCGCCACTCCCACTCACACATTGCTTTAAGAACATAAAGAATTTAGACCAACTCTCCTTATTTTCAGCTTCAACAACTCCAATTGCAACAGGAAACATTTCATTGTTCCCATCAAGGGCTACTGCAGATAACAATACACCACCATGATTTCCTTTGAGGTGTGCACCATCAACACCTATCAAACTTCTGCACCCTCTAATTAACCCCATGAACTGAGCATGAAAGATACAAAGATTGACTTGAACTGCAAAGTCTTCTCTGGATTACCCATGTCAGTTCCACTACAGTGGGCAATACTACTATGGTTTATTACCATGGTTTATCAATTTTATCATCTCACAGTATTGACAAAGTAGTTTATAAGACTCATCATGTCCTCCATTAATTCCCTCAATGCTATGTCCTTCATCTTGTATACTGAACTAGTGGCCATTTTCAATCCATATCTCTCCATTAGTAGGTCTTGAATTGAATTTGCAGAGATGATTGAGTTGGCCCTTATGTCTTCTATCATTTTCTTAGCCATCCAAACACAGTTGGCCATAGGGTTATTTGCCAGGACACCCACACATCCATGGTCAGgactattgattgacttaatggCCCAAGTATTGCCATCAGGAAGGATTGAAGCATGTATCCTCCAACCACATTCTGCAGTGGCACAAATAGTTGTGTATCTATTCCACTCAGAtttaacaaccaaataaaaaaccTCTTGAACACAATAGTCTCTAAGAACATCTTTAAAATGCTCTTTGTCCATAAATAGTTGTCAAGGCTTCAACTTAATAGCCCCAAACTGTTTATTTTCATACAACTCACTATTTTTAATTATATAGCTTCTCAGAATACCCTCCACCATCATCATCCCACTCATGTTGATTATACGGATTGTAACCATCATCAGCATAGTTTATGGTTGGCAACCCCCCCATCCTCTTCCTCTAGATCTGACAAACTGTCATCTTGATCACCTCTATCTTCACTCGTTACCACTATGGCATTTCAGGCCCCTTTAATTTTAGGAACGTAAACTTCTTTTCTCAAAGCTGTTGTCCTGGCCATCTTCACATTTTTCACTTGTGTTTGGGAAGATTGGATGACTAAGGGCCTCTTAAACCTTGGAGGTGTCCTCCGTTTACTAACAGCTACATGGGATGCTTCAATAGTTATGGACTGAATGGGTGAAGTAGGTTCAGAAACCATATACTCGGGTTCTATTTCATTTATAGCAACACCATGAACATGGGTTGAAGGTTTTGAATTAGAAACACTTCTGCTGCAAGTAAATTTCTGTCTTATGCATTTAAAACCTTCAAAGACATTTGGAATTGCATTTGAAACCTTTGAAACCTCAGACCCATAAATTTGATTATTAGACCTAATTTACCTAACCAAAGTAAGAACATGATATGGTTCAACAGTAACTCCAATCCAAATGTCAATATTTTTCTTCCCAACAAATTTACTAAACATTTCCATAAGGTCTCTATCCTCATTCAAAGGGATAGACTTCAACTTATATGAGTAACATAACAAAGGATTTTTAGGCAGAGGTATACCTTCTTTATCTGCTTCATCATAAAGATCATTAATAATATCGATCATTAAACACTTATCTGTATCTTCAAATAATATTTCAACTAAGTTAGCCCTATAATGAAGCTTCAACGAAGAACATTAATAATATCGATCATTAAACACTTGTGTAGATAAGACAAGTCTAGGGAATCACAAAGTGCTTGTCTTTACCTACTTGTGACTGATACGTCCgccacaaatgagaatttgtgttcaatTAAAAAGAAAGCCTTTGTACAAAAAATTGTACAATTACCTTGAAATGGTACTTGTCCAAGTTGAATAAGGTTTGGAGTATACAAATATGCCAAAATGCAACAAGCACTAGGACACCTAAATGAAATCACTGTATTCTACAATCCACATTCATTTCCCACTTGATACGACAATACTTAACCACTCATCAAAGACCAAATAATTAACATCACCCccatttatcattttttttttgtaatgggCTTACCATCAATGGCTACTAATCCTGAATTATCCATGTTAGTATAACTGCTACTCTGCTAGTATATGAAAAATAAGAATCTTTACTCTTAAAAGTTGTTATCTCAGCCAAAAACTACAACAATTAACAAACAACAACACTAAATAATACTCCGTACGAATTAAACAATAATGTTATTtacaaagaaaaataaaaggggAATATTAAATACCTGCTAAGCCGCAAGTCCGCAACTGAAAGAAGAAAAATCCAGGCTGTTGATCAAAGGGATTGTCGATGAATGAGGATTGATGAAATGAATTCTGGGTTCAGAAACCCTAGATTGTAGATGTTATTTGGAAAAATAGGGGGCATGTGAAGGGTT
Protein-coding sequences here:
- the LOC141617155 gene encoding uncharacterized protein LOC141617155 translates to MDKEHFKDVLRDYCVQEVFYLVVKSEWNRYTTICATAECGWRIHASILPDGNTWAIKSINSPDHGCVGVLANNPMANCVWMAKKMIEDIRANSIISANSIQDLLMERYGLKMATSSVYKMKDIALRELMEDMMSLINYFVNTFMGLIRGCRSLIGVDGAHLKGNHGGVLLSAVALDGNNEMFPVAIGVVEAENKESWSKFFMFLKQCVSGSGGINWTIISDRQKGVDPALKMVWPDAYRRFCARHLCKNFKQEYLRILMHKLFWMVVDATSEYTFKKALEKVVQHGGNGCARWFLDLGDKEQCIKHKFNPDLACEDNTSNFVESFNSTLGVHRTNPVLSLLEGVRRMTMVKNASRKAVAQLWQDEGVCPNILQRLKELQKDSRLCMVNTRGLPSKRTRGNVQLETGQSSREPVVPPVEAHPSGIGTHLAQPVWWRGPGVDTGVFHSYGVDPSYWRPPEETGFGCLAGPWEANYDIQLGEDSSAAAAGFSSVSSSGAGTSGAGGNDDMEEGPRY